In Nicotiana tabacum cultivar K326 chromosome 11, ASM71507v2, whole genome shotgun sequence, a single window of DNA contains:
- the LOC107784468 gene encoding uncharacterized protein LOC107784468 codes for MGSTDETSNVTAIDSSSPMFLHPSNIPGISLVHTLFSSTGFGGWKRNIILSLSAKNKIGFVDEIAESVQYSETTESIWEQLNKRYGTVNGTKVFEIKKELASTMQGALDITSYFNKLKKLWDKFRVMCSNKVNACAFPIRAELLKEEEEDRVHQFLMGLNVIYVGVRSNILMMQALPSLDNTYNILLQDEKYRQVNPGPNFSSESASFNVSGLNNKASFVQPQKQYTQRVNFDQSKENLSNLFCKYCKKPGHLIDKCYKLHGFPPNFKFTKDKRIAVNVTTECEFSNDSNPKSSGHTPNANNGVIVASEGQKSAVPGITQQQYTQLINLLQQSQLSDSITPPHLMASANFAGILLSDPIVSGSNSWPFLKKPLELGRVDDGLYKSELPLTSLPHNYVAENFNSCSLYSDVSPTSVNTSISTCNKDAQDNMDIVWHQRLAHVPFMRMKTISALSVSSK; via the exons ATGGGTAGTACTGATGAAACCAGTAATGTTACTGCTATTGATTCCTCCAGTCCCATGTTCCTCCATCCCTCCAATATCCCTGGGATTTCCTTAGTCCACACACTTTTCTCTAGTACTGGGTTTGGTGGGTGGAAAagaaatataattttatctttGTCTGCTAAGAATAAAATTGGTTTCGTAGATG AAATTGCTGAGAGTGTTCAATATTCAGAAACTACTGAAAGCATCTGGgaacaattaaataaaagataTGGGACAGTTAATGGGACAAAAGTTTttgaaataaagaaagaacttGCTTCCACTATGCAAGGGGCTCTTGACATAACTTCCTATTTCAACAAACTTAAGAAATTATGGGATAAATTTAGGGTAATGTGTAGTAATAAAGTAAATGCTTGCGCATTCCCTATTAGAGCAGAACttctgaaagaagaagaagaggatagaGTCCACCAATTTCTAATGGGTCTAAATGTGATATATGTTGGGGTTAGGAGTAATATTTTGATGATGCAAGCACTTCCATCACTTGATAACACCTATAATATCCTCTTACAAGATGAAAAATACAGACAAGTAAATCCTGGTCCAAATTTTAGTTCTGAATCTGCATCCTTTAATGTATCTGGACTCAACAACAAGGCATCTTTTGTTCAGCCTCAAAAACAGTATACTCAAAGGGTTAATTTTGACCAGAGTAAAGAAAACTTGAGTAATCTCTTTTGCAAATATTGCAAGAAGCCTGGACACTTAATTGATAAGTGTTACAAGCTTCATGGATTTCCTCCTAATTTCAAGTTTACGAAAGACAAGAGAATTGCAGTCAATGTGACTACAGAATGTGAATTCTCCAATGATTCCAACCCAAAATCATCTGGCCACACTCCTAATGCCAACAATGGTGTTATTGTGGCTTCTGAGGGTCAAAAGTCTGCAGTGCCTGGTATAACACAACAACAGTACACTCAGTTGATAAATCTTCTTCAGCAATCTCAACTATCTGATTCAATCACTCCACCTCATCTCATGGCATCTGCCAATTTTGCTGGTATATTATTGTCTGATCCTATAGTGTCTGGTTCTAATTCTT GGCCATTTTTGAAGAAGCCTCTGGAGCTTGGTAGAGTGGATGATGGACTCTACAAGTCAGAGTTGCCTTTGACATCTCTTCCACACAATTATGTTGCTGAAAATTTTAATTCTTGCAGCTTGTATTCTGATGTTTCCCCCACTTCTGTAAATACTTCCATTTCCACTTGTAATAAAGATGCACAAGATAATATGGACATTGTTTGGCACCAAAGACTTGCACATGTTCCTTTTATGAGAATGAAGACTATTTCTGCTCTCTCTGTTTCTTCTAAATAA